The Ananas comosus cultivar F153 linkage group 24, ASM154086v1, whole genome shotgun sequence DNA window aatagtttagattatatttaacggtgccgatcatcaatttggaagctctataatcgaaaacaaatcggtagtaaaccaagccgtttactaccaatagtattctagcaaaactctgctactattggtagtaaattgctcggtttactatcgatttgtttttgatgatagagtttttaaatcgacgatcggcaccattgaacatgatctagaccatttaaattatttagaaatcaaatttcataatttcataaaacgctttttttgctatcaagtttttaacccttggatgaaaaattgtaggatcaggatgatattagtcgattagagttgagtgatccctctagggttgagtggtccccactgggttatactatttaatccaacggttagaaataatgaaaagagttgatccaaaggctaaaaaattagtAGCaataatggaattttgctactaatagtagcccagtccaactatatatatatatatataattagtgatAAACTAATTAGATGATAAATTGTACATCTTATGTAGTGTACTTTTTTTCAATACTATTATTGTACATTTGTACCTGTACGTAAAAGAATACATATCCCTACTACTACGGGTCGaaaatttcaatttggtccctcttaaaccttatatttttttgcttCGCACTGTTGTATTAGTAACTGCAGCATCCATCCTTTCGACCGACTCATCCAAATCTAATCCAAttaattcacaaaaaaaaaaagaaatggtaaAGTGTATGGTTAGTTCCCCTACTATTCAGATATTGCaacataaaaacaaaaataaagtttttttgtataagaataaatagataaaataacttaataaatcTTATAATAAACGGTGTTATAAAGGTAccaaagatttaaattcaatatatataaatatgtgaaAGTTCGCAGCAAATGACATATTTAACCCTATATATTGACTATTAATAAAGTGATTTTTGAGTAGCCTTATTACAATAaggataatattaaaaaaaatttaatggctTTTGTTcataataaataagaaattattttattttcgagccctaaaaaattataattttgtttgcattatagtaaacaaaaattagaatattttatctATCAAATTATTTGTTAAGACAACTGTAGTGAAagcaaaagtaaaaattaaattatagaaaaaaaattagaattcagGGGATCTTTTTCAAAGTATCTATAGTAGAGGGGGTATCTCCATACCtttttatcaattaaaaaaaaaaagaaaaaaaaccaaaccCCTTCATCTTTGCCTCACTATATAAACgaaacgaaaaaaataaaaaaaaaaactctctccccttccactctcctccaccgactcctctctctctctctctctctctctctctctctctctctctctctcacccctcGTCAATGGCGAAGCTCCATAACCCTAGCTTATCCTCGGAGCTCCCCACCCCTCCACCCAATCCTTAACTCCCGTATCCTCTCgtcctcttctttctcctcctttccttcttcttcttcttcttcttcttcttcttcttcgcgaGGTGAGGCGAAGGAGTGAGGTGGGGGGAGGGAGATGAgtagcgcggcggcggcggcggcggcggcggcggcggaggcggaagcggcggcggggggGTGGAGGGCGCCGTTCACGGCGTCGCAGTNatatatatatatatagaattaggctggaatactattaatagtaaaacgctctttttgctatcaagtttttaacccttggatgaaaaattgtagagttagaatgatattagtcagttagagttaagtggtccccctagggttgagtggactccactgggttatagtatttaatctaatggttaggaatgatgaaaagagtttaTCCAAAGggtaaaaaactgatagcaataatagaattttgctactaatagtagcccagtccaactatatatatatatatatatatataagtttgctactattggatgaagagatgtacagttaggataatagtggtccccgattaggttaatagtggtcccctagagttgagtgggtggttggtttaatagtattatctaacggatggaaatgattaaagggtagatctaacggtagaaaactcaatagtatcaaaggcttggtactatcaatagtatagtagccggactttatatatatatatatagtcttgctactatacttttattagTACGattgccttcgtactcataagtcgttttcgatggaGCTTTTGattcgacgatccataccgttaaatataatttaaagcatttaaaatttttaaaaatcgaatttcataatttttcgacatcattcaccttacgatcaaaagatcttaaaattgacaatttttaacggccgatatgggatacttgctaatttaacagtgtaaaagaatcggaattggttgaatttttgatagaaaattctattcactatccaaataaagatcaataactccgatctcgAATTGAAGAATCTGATCATCTATTTTCAGTAGGttattcaattttgaccgtAATTTTATGCCAGTTTGATGgactttaaaataattttgaaaaattacgaaatttattttctaaaagtttcaaatactttagatcatatttaatgatatagatcgtcaattcggaagctttattatcaaaaacaacttatgagtacaaaggggtctatactcaaaagagtatagtagccctactcatatatatatatatatatatatatNaattttaaaaatattttgaaatgattATGATGTTAATAGACGGAGCGAAatgactaaattatttttttactttattataaagaataaattattttttaatatattcttaCTATTTTAAGAagtatttttgatattatatataaatcataTGTAAAAAAACAGAAGCAGTGATCGAGGACTAGGAGGGTGGATTAATAAGTGTATCAGAccataaaatataaactttttaaagtaaaaaaaagggaTATTTTTAAGAGATTTTAGTAttttagcaacaaaaaaaagaaaaagaaaaaaaaaagcgctaATCCAATCTGTTCATTCCAATTCGTTAATTGCCAACCCGAAACGGTAATTCCAGTCTGCCCCGTAATACCCACGTCGCCACCTCGTCTGTCCTCATCCTCCCCACTCACGCCATCCGTCTCTTTCTACGATGGATTcgtcaattatttttttagcgcaagtcataaaaaatttaataattaatattaaatcctccctctctctctctacacgcgGGCCCTTGGGGCCCCCAtgtcccccccctctctctctacctctctctctctctgtctgctctctctctatctctctctccctcactctctctgtctgctctctctctctctctccctctctctctctgtctgctctctctctccctccctctctctcctctctctctctcacccctcGTCAATGGCGAAGCTCCATAACCCTAGCTTATCCTCGGAGCTCCCCACCCCTCCACCCAATCCTTAACTCCCGTATCCTCtcgtcctcttcttcctcctcctttccttcttcttcttcttcttcttcttgttcttcgcGAGGTGAGGCGAAGGAGTGAGGTGGGGGGAGGGAGATGAgtagcgcggcggcggcggcggcggaggtggaagcggcggcggggggGTGGAGGGCGCCGTTCACGGCGTCGCAGTGGGTGGAGCTGGAGCACCAGGCGCTCATCTTCAAGTACCTCATGGCCGGGGTCCCCGTGCCCCCCGATCTCCTCGTCCCCATCCGCAGGAGCTTCGACGCGCTCCCCGCTCGCTACTACCACCCCCACCACCACTACCACCACGCCGCCCGTGAGTGTTACCTTCCTCTTGCCCCCTTCTAATGGTTTGGCTTGGATTGCCCTTTTTGAGGAGTTGGGGATTAAGGGTTTTGTTGGGGTTTTGAGCTGGTTTATCTTTGGTATTGTAGTATTGCTCGATTTGGGTTAGGTTTCTTCGATTCTCGAGGTTCTTACTATATTTGCATTTTTTAGTGTTTTTTGATACTAGATGTTGtgatttttctctattttgttTGGCCATTTTATTCGGTTTTTTATCATACACCTGCTCCTCTTTACGAATGAAGTTTATGGAAGGCACCATCTTTTTGATCTATTgctctttatcttctttttttaaaaaaaactatttaaatctgattttcatcaaatttttggggtttttttcttattttttttcccctaaagATGGAGTAGGAGTTTCCTGTTGTTATTGTAATCTTTTCTACTCACTAATTTAGTGTTCTTATGTTTCCCATCTCTTTTACAAAATCATAGATATCTATATACCTGTTTCTGATCTCATATACACTAAAGTGTCGTTTGGTGACTCCCATGTAGTGGATTACTACTCATACTATGGGAAGAAGCTGGATCCTGAGCCGGGGCGATGCCGCAGGACCGATGGTAAGAAGTGGCGGTGCTCCAAGGATGCGTACCCTGGATCGAAGTACTGCGAGCGCCACATGCACCGTGGCCGAAACCGTTCAAGAAAGCCTGTGGAATCCCAAACAACCGCGTCCTCGCAGTCGCAGTCGGCCTCGTCATCGACCGTGACAGGTGGCGACGGGgccggcggcagcagcggcggaaGCTTCAGGACTTCGCCCCTGCCGTCTTTGACAGCTAGTAATAGTCCCCAGGTTTCGTACCTTGGCAGGGCTAGTTCCTCTCGGCTGCAAATGGATTCCACTCCTTATGGCATCAAGTATATATCTATTTCATTTGCATTACGCAACTATGAGTTGTTTCCTATAGTTTCTCACTGcagcaaaagtttcaacatgaacttttttttttttttttgggaacaTAGAATTCAAGTTCCTTACCGGCCTTACTAAAACTGGTCGCTTTGAGTGGAGTCGGTTTGGAAACACAGCCAAGCTAGTAAAACTAAGGAACTATTCCTATGCATATCCATCTGCTTTCAAACATCTTGTGATATGGGGCACATATAATGAATGAGTGTGACGGCATTGCCTTGTTTAAGCCCTGATGTTTAGTTAGACATGTTCACATTTTCTAGTTTCCCCCCAGTGCGTGACTAATGTGGGATTCTGGATGCATTGTAGCCCATGACATTGATTCAAGTACTCCACAGAACTGAGGTTAAACTGGGGAtgcattatttatttgttaGGTTGCCCCACACAATTGTGCCGTTGGAAGCGGATCACATGTTTTTGTCAAAGGTTAGTCTACTAGTGAGAAACTTGATTATTGCTGGCATAACAATTGCGTTGAAAAATTTTTGGACCCGGCGTACTAATACTAGCTGGCCAATTGTGTACATCACACTTTTCCCATTATGATGTTGGACCATTGTGATATGGTTGGTGatgttttcgtttttttttccccctctctcctAGGAAAGCAAGTTTGCTGATCTCATCCAGCACCTTGGTTCCAGTATATGTCatgttctctctccctctctctctttttgttaaaacgatatcatattatttgtacttttgttttattGGCATTTATGTGTTGATGAATGCTGATCAAGATTGCTCCTGTAAAGTGTCATTGTGTGTGTATGCGTTTCGGTAATCCACCATCCTATTTCCTCTTAAGcttataattatgaaaattttgagtttcacgAAGTGTAGTTTATAGGACGGAGAAAAGAAATTTCTTGTGTGGAGTGCATGCTTTTTCTCCATTCCCCTCTTCTAATCAAAACTTAGTTCTATTTATGAGATGTATTCTTATCTCGCACTTCGTGATGAGATTTGAGCATCTAACAGAAGCAGAAAATTCACTCaaaaggaatatatttgttGATGATGATCGGATGTAATCTCGCCGATGTAATTCTCCTTATTTTTTCCGTGTTACCACCCAGGTGTAGTTTATTGGGACGTGAGTCTGAAACTAACATTTTATAACTTGAAGAAAAGGTCCAGATTTCTCTCGTGATTCCTGCATATATGAATTATTGCGTTGCTTACCTGCATGCAATTCTGAGAAGTAGATGAAACCTAGTACCTAATAAAGTGTGTTAATTTCTGGTAAAGATATTTGTGTTTACTTTGACTCAATCATGCAGATATATTTCTGGAGCTAAAACCGAGGTGGGTGAGCATAGTTTCTTCTCAGAAGCTTCTGGAAGTACGAGGGGCCTCAGAATGGACTCATCCGTCAATAACTCATGGCGCCTGATGCCATCCTCTCATGATGCATCCTCCTTTCCCTTAATGGAAACAAGAGAGAATTCTATATTGGATAGCACTTCGTCTCCCCTTCATCACCCAATGCACATCAATTCACTGTCactacagcagcagcagcagtactCTTTTCTTGGAAGCGGTTTCTCTTCAGCGAATCCGGTGGTGAAGCCTGAAAACCAACCACTGCGACCTTTCTTCGATGAGTGGCCTAGGACAAAGGATTCATGGTCTGACATAGAGGATGAGAGATCGAACCGGACTTCTCTCTCTACAACTCAGCTCTCAATTTCCATTCCGATGGTCTCCTCTGCCTTCTCCACCACATCCTCCAGATCCCCAAATGGTTTGTTATTTTGTTTCCTTGGTATTACCTTATGGTGCATCCACTTGCAGATTGCCAGTATATGGAAATGTGATTGGTTCATGGCATCTCTAGAATGAATAGGTGGGGCAAAAGATAAATGAGCACATGGCAAGCTGCCTATCCCTATGCATAAGCAGATATAAGTACGTTTAGTGTAGACCTGAACAAAATGGACCTGACCCTTTTAGCCCTGTTTTCGGCTAGTAGGTTCAAACCCTGTTCATTTCATTTGTTCAGCCTTGGTCTTGGATACTGAGGCCAGAAAATCCCACTTAGGCTTTGGTCTTTAGTTTGTTTTAAGTAGCCCATAGATTATGTTGGGTTCCTAAAATGTTTGGTGGTTTCTCGTTTGAATAAATCCATCCATGTTGCATTGGGGGGTTCAGCAGATCACAACCTGACCTTCATTAAAAAAGAGAGTGCATATGAGACATTTGAGGGTTTATAGATCATTTGGATGTACTATTACAGTTTTAATGTTTATTTGGGATCGGGATTACCATGGCTTCTAAACTCTCCCTTGTTCTTTGGTTTCTGCAGATGACTGAAGAATATGCGGCTTTGGCTTCTTGCAGTAAGCTGAACTGCTGAAGATGTGGCCGGGTTGATAACTGTTTAAGGCCTTTTTGTAATCTTCGCTAATGATTAAGATCCTGAGTTTGTTGTCTGAGGTTGGTTTAAATCCTCTTAATGTtgtcgttgttgttgttgttttttggttttttttttttttttctatcttaaTGTACCAAAAACTAACTTTGGAACTCCATTCGGAGAAGTTGAATGCCTGTTTCGTAGACAGTTAAATGCACGTACTAAGTGACTGTTTTGTCTGGTTTCTTGAACAACAGCCTTTTCATTTGAGAAGCATTAAGGAAGGCTTACACTATACCTCGTTACATGTTTTCAACATTTCTGCACATTTTGCTCTAGTCCAAACATGTTTATGTCAAAAACATTTTACATGGATATGTCGTCATCAAAGGGAAACTAAGGTGACTTATAGGAGTACATACCTTGAGATGATAAAGCTGGCAGAATTGAAGTCACAGAATTTGGTAGTAGCACAAAGTAAATATTAAACTAGATGAAGCTATTCCTCTCTCGATGCTTCTCATCAAGTACGTAACTTTATTTGAGGAGAGCCCTGATTAGTCATTATTGCCAGCAGCAAAATTGAAGATCAATCTCTCTGCAGTTTGTATTTCTTGTTGGGCAATTCTAGGAGGTCCCATACATCATTGTCAATCAAAGAGAAGAGTTCCTCATCCTCCTCTTGTCTCATGCAACCGGAGATATCTTTTATTGTAAGAGGGTCGATATCGATAACTCCATAGTTGTTTTCGAAACTATCGTAACTCACATAAGAACTCTCAGTAGGTGTTTGAGGGAACAATAAGTTTTGCATATTATTGTCGACTGTGCAAAAACCACCAACATCTTGATCCAGTATTTGGTTGGGAGCAAGATCAGCAAAGTGGGATCTAGTGCATCTTACGGCTTTGGTTCGAACTATGTTCACGCTCGAGTCGTCACTCGACTCGGTGTTATGTTTTGCAGATGATCTTTTCTTAGCCTTTGGTGAAGATTCTCCGTCGCCGCCAAATACCTTCTTTCTGAGGTATGTATTCCAGTAGTTCTTTATTTCATTGTCTGTTCGCCCTGGTAACCTTCCTGCTATTAAGGACCATCTGCAGATAACGAAAAATACATGCATAGTTTGAGATAATAAACTACTAGTATTTATACCGGCATTATCTGATTCTTAGAGGTTATCCGAGGcggtttaaattttaattctgatGCAGTGGACAAATATAGACAAATATAGAAACAGTGGGACATAATTATGGTAGTACCTATTGCCTAGTAGCTTATGGAGCCTAATGATCAAGTCCTCTTCTTCCTGTGTGATGTTCCCTCTCTTGATATCTGGTCTCAGATAATTCAGCCATCTCAACCTGCAACTTTTCCCACACCTATTCAACCCTGAAAATAAGCACATGTCAAAGAACCCGTGTCTTGCCGATTTTGCAGAGTCCATTCATTTGTTAACAACCATTTTTTTAAGAGAAGATGTTGAAAGAAATTAGCTCAATATCACCATTACTAATTGCTCTTCATGACATATAGAATAGAATTACATCAGTAAACATATGCAAAAGCATCCATTGGGCTTGTATAACTAAGTTGTGTTCCTCTGCTTCAAGAAATGGAGTAGCATTACTTATAACTATCAAAATATGTAGGGTTTATGACATTCTACtgtctcttcctcctcctctatcATTTACTTGTTGAGAAAAACTTTTCCTGGAGCAGTTTTTCTTAATTACCAGCATCTGCAGGTAAGCTTCTCCATCTCCCTAATCCATGAGCCATGATGTATTCTGAGAGCAGCTTATCTTCATGGCTTGTCCATGCTCCTCTGTTGAGCCCTTCCTTAGGGCAACATGCTTTTCTccccatcctctctctctctctctctctctctctctagcttcttGCTCTCAATCGAGTGCGAACCGTCGATTGTCGGAGCAACATATATAGTAGCTATAACATTCAATGCCAACTACATGACAGCTCTGCAAGTTTCCCCCCCACATTCTCTTTCTTTGGGTATTTATGACTCAAAACTGTGTATGGAGAGAATGAATGAAAGAATCCAAGAGTTGGATGCATTGTTTCCTTTTCCTGCTACAAATCATGGACAGACTCAAGGAACAGTTGTTTTGTCATTCTGCAGCCATCTAGAATTGTCTGCCCAAATATAGGAACAAAAATTACGTAAGGCGTGCGACACTTCCGAACTGATCTAGGATTATCGTACACGGGCGCTATAAGACATTACGCAGGCTTAACATTTCTCTTTTTATATGTTCTTTTTCTCTAACCGTGTTATTTCCTGATGCATTGCTAACAAATCAATCGCACGATAGCGTATTATTATAGTCATTATGGTAGCGTGTGTGAAACAAACACTTCACGCACAATGTTAATCTGTTTTATGTTAGATGATGGTATTATTTGACATGATTGTTACTCTCTACGCAGAACTATGCGACGAAGAGAATTTTGCATCcctcgctttctctctctacatcagCATCAGTGAGGGTCCAAACTGTGTAATCTAAGCAACTCACCAGCAGCAGGGAGAGCCCCCAAAACATGAAAGAATTGAAGGAGGTGGCCAGGTGGGCATGTGTAGCTTCTACTGCTTACTGTTTGAAGTATGTAGGTGGGGAAGTTGACACACTAATAAAGCTCTACTGAACTGGGATTGCCTCTTCCATCATTCCATGTGCCACTGTCTCTTTCCTGCAGTTCCATTCCATCTGCATCAGGTGGGATTTCCATTGCTGAGCCAAAACACCAATTACAGCAtcccccttaaaaaaaaaaaaaaagaggaggaaaataGAGTGAGTAAAAAACTgagaaagaaaagcaaaaatatgCAACAATACCAAATGTTGCGGTGCAGTGGCATGCGAGGAAGTCTACTGTATAGCAGCTACATAGCATTATCTATGTTGAGCGAATCACATCTCTTCTTTTgagataaaagtataataaaaatatttttttaaaaattatgatggaATGAATGAATCTTATAgaataaatataattgattGGGAACGTCATGTCATCCACGTGATTACtatattttgcacttttttcTAGATTAAAGAGACATCAATATATTCGGATCATACTCTGAtttggtaaaaatttaaaatgtagcAGTCACATGGGTAACGGAGAGTCTCCTGCCAATCATATTTATCCTCTAAGGATCACTCATTCCAGCatgatttttttagaaaaatatttttattatatatttatatttttatctcaaGAAAAGAGATGTGATTGATCTGACATTGATGATATGGTATAGCTGTTATATAGTAGACTTACTTGCCAATCATACTTATCCTCTGAGATTCACTC harbors:
- the LOC109728542 gene encoding growth-regulating factor 5-like isoform X1 is translated as MSSAAAAAAEVEAAAGGWRAPFTASQWVELEHQALIFKYLMAGVPVPPDLLVPIRRSFDALPARYYHPHHHYHHAALDYYSYYGKKLDPEPGRCRRTDGKKWRCSKDAYPGSKYCERHMHRGRNRSRKPVESQTTASSQSQSASSSTVTGGDGAGGSSGGSFRTSPLPSLTASNSPQVSYLGRASSSRLQMDSTPYGIKYISGAKTEVGEHSFFSEASGSTRGLRMDSSVNNSWRLMPSSHDASSFPLMETRENSILDSTSSPLHHPMHINSLSLQQQQQYSFLGSGFSSANPVVKPENQPLRPFFDEWPRTKDSWSDIEDERSNRTSLSTTQLSISIPMVSSAFSTTSSRSPNDD
- the LOC109728542 gene encoding growth-regulating factor 5-like isoform X2 produces the protein MSSAAAAAAEVEAAAGGWRAPFTASQWVELEHQALIFKYLMAGVPVPPDLLVPIRRSFDALPARYYHPHHHYHHAALDYYSYYGKKLDPEPGRCRRTDGKKWRCSKDAYPGSKYCERHMHRGRNRSRKPVESQTTASSQSQSASSSTVTGGDGAGGSSGGSFRTSPLPSLTASNSPQVSYLGRASSSRLQMDSTPYGIKLPHTIVPLEADHMFLSKIYFWS
- the LOC109728543 gene encoding myb-related protein 308-like, encoding MGRKACCPKEGLNRGAWTSHEDKLLSEYIMAHGLGRWRSLPADAGLNRCGKSCRLRWLNYLRPDIKRGNITQEEEDLIIRLHKLLGNRWSLIAGRLPGRTDNEIKNYWNTYLRKKVFGGDGESSPKAKKRSSAKHNTESSDDSSVNIVRTKAVRCTRSHFADLAPNQILDQDVGGFCTVDNNMQNLLFPQTPTESSYVSYDSFENNYGVIDIDPLTIKDISGCMRQEEDEELFSLIDNDVWDLLELPNKKYKLQRD